One segment of Mycolicibacterium baixiangningiae DNA contains the following:
- a CDS encoding PPE domain-containing protein produces the protein MGFTNVAWESRSTEQLARDLTEGPGPTPAGQAGAGWVRVANELAAVAEDYQRLADQLTGAFESGSAEAVVRRIQDFGNWLRAMSLSAAGNGQRAEEAAVAHSVAILAMPTVSEAVEAQTARDVMASLAAYNGAILNGRFAEFDEAADADQTNAAAVMQQYEDSCSGFAEPWDQPPPPDVSNGSARAAERETQAASGDGAGHGGGGVGAGGAAVPPAPLGAFRVTAVKSSGEARHASAGAAVSSTSAGAGTGMGGMGGYGPMAAGMGRSVDSREHESALGTETLAGGGEPEAGLADGGTNWLPATAKSDAPLLVSNVSWGPTSSAFDGLVLPSEPEAPTYADPPEATLEQVSDHWVTPAVIGRGTETDA, from the coding sequence ATGGGATTCACGAACGTCGCGTGGGAATCGCGCAGCACCGAGCAGCTCGCCCGAGACCTGACCGAGGGGCCCGGCCCCACTCCCGCCGGTCAAGCCGGAGCTGGCTGGGTGCGTGTCGCCAACGAGTTGGCTGCCGTGGCTGAGGATTACCAGAGGCTCGCCGACCAGCTGACCGGCGCGTTCGAGAGCGGTTCGGCCGAAGCGGTGGTCCGCCGGATCCAGGACTTCGGGAATTGGCTGCGGGCAATGAGTCTCAGCGCAGCAGGAAATGGGCAACGGGCCGAAGAGGCCGCCGTCGCCCACAGCGTCGCCATCCTGGCCATGCCGACGGTATCGGAAGCCGTCGAGGCGCAGACCGCCCGCGACGTGATGGCGTCGTTGGCTGCCTACAACGGAGCCATCCTCAATGGGCGGTTCGCAGAGTTCGACGAGGCGGCGGACGCCGACCAGACCAACGCAGCTGCGGTGATGCAGCAATACGAGGACTCGTGTTCCGGCTTCGCCGAGCCGTGGGACCAGCCGCCCCCACCCGACGTCAGCAACGGATCGGCGCGAGCCGCAGAGCGCGAGACGCAGGCGGCCAGCGGAGACGGAGCGGGTCACGGCGGAGGTGGCGTTGGGGCTGGCGGTGCCGCCGTCCCCCCCGCCCCGCTCGGGGCGTTCAGAGTCACCGCGGTCAAGTCCAGCGGCGAGGCGAGGCATGCGTCTGCCGGCGCAGCGGTCAGCAGTACCTCGGCCGGTGCCGGAACCGGTATGGGCGGCATGGGTGGTTACGGTCCGATGGCGGCCGGCATGGGCCGCAGCGTCGACTCGCGCGAGCACGAGTCGGCGCTCGGCACCGAAACTCTGGCAGGCGGCGGTGAACCCGAGGCAGGCCTGGCCGACGGCGGCACGAACTGGCTGCCCGCGACGGCCAAGAGCGACGCACCTCTGCTCGTGTCGAACGTGAGCTGGGGCCCGACCAGTTCAGCCTTCGACGGTTTGGTCCTCCCGTCCGAACCGGAGGCGCCCACGTACGCAGATCCGCCGGAAGCGACGCTGGAACAGGTGTCGGATCACTGGGTCACGCCCGCAGTCATCGGTCGTGGAACGGAGACGGACGCGTGA
- a CDS encoding WXG100 family type VII secretion target — MSVSLTPAEAEAKIQQIQEARGQAVQKLNQISDAQEQMLSANWQGGSASTYQQTSQAQREEFDEIIRSLDVTVEKGSEHLRAVANMDNG; from the coding sequence ATGAGCGTTTCACTCACCCCGGCCGAGGCCGAGGCAAAGATCCAGCAGATTCAAGAGGCTCGCGGGCAGGCCGTGCAGAAGCTGAACCAGATCAGCGACGCGCAGGAGCAGATGCTGTCGGCGAACTGGCAGGGTGGCAGCGCCTCGACCTACCAGCAGACCTCGCAGGCGCAGCGCGAGGAGTTCGACGAGATCATCAGGTCGCTCGACGTGACCGTCGAGAAGGGCTCGGAGCACCTCCGGGCGGTCGCCAACATGGACAACGGCTAA
- a CDS encoding ESX secretion-associated protein EspG — protein sequence MATTGDRAAASLAGNNDVAGSRKVIGALDLLDLQLINERYGRDPLPYPFLLTRPTRFQYADEVARYAAQLPERIRTGDLSQFSRCLDALINADITVTGHVQYIPADTPPIRLLACLAGQAGYLLEQRTDSDAIDVSAVSPFDLGATVANAMALVEPGRHPTVLNGEYTPPRPAVVEEDTVVVRHEVRTARGVTVSAEQVSAYAKIQSNWRPAPEWGIDKNKDHLIWVRVIDDGDYLGAPDRSRGIPITTAALAERIDGLIASDREALRESRGDT from the coding sequence ATGGCGACGACAGGAGATCGTGCTGCGGCGAGTCTCGCGGGGAACAACGACGTCGCAGGCTCGCGAAAGGTCATCGGCGCACTCGACCTGCTGGATCTGCAGCTCATCAACGAGCGCTACGGCAGAGACCCTCTGCCCTACCCGTTCTTACTCACCAGACCTACCCGCTTTCAATACGCCGACGAGGTAGCGCGATATGCGGCCCAGTTGCCCGAACGAATTCGGACCGGCGACCTAAGTCAGTTCTCGAGGTGCCTGGACGCGTTGATCAATGCCGACATCACGGTGACTGGACACGTCCAATACATCCCGGCCGACACGCCTCCCATCAGATTGTTGGCCTGTCTCGCAGGACAAGCCGGCTATCTGCTGGAACAACGAACCGACTCGGACGCGATCGACGTGTCCGCCGTGTCTCCGTTCGATCTGGGGGCGACCGTAGCGAATGCCATGGCCTTGGTTGAACCGGGGCGTCATCCCACGGTGTTGAACGGTGAATACACACCCCCTCGACCCGCGGTCGTCGAGGAGGACACCGTCGTGGTCCGCCACGAGGTACGAACTGCGCGTGGTGTGACGGTGTCGGCAGAACAGGTATCGGCGTACGCGAAGATACAGAGCAACTGGCGCCCCGCCCCGGAGTGGGGCATCGACAAGAACAAAGATCATCTGATCTGGGTGCGCGTGATCGACGACGGCGATTATCTGGGTGCGCCCGACCGAAGCCGCGGAATCCCCATCACCACAGCTGCATTGGCCGAACGAATCGACGGGTTGATTGCCAGCGACAGAGAGGCGCTGCGGGAGTCACGCGGCGACACGTGA
- a CDS encoding PE domain-containing protein: MVDNEILRMRPTEVAEASAQLDALASRVEQLMHTETPNLSVQAGARDEVSQRVANTLNGVHDAFGASVERGATEMRETAATLRSQADDVTNLDEGFAV, encoded by the coding sequence ATGGTGGACAACGAGATTCTGCGGATGCGGCCGACGGAGGTCGCCGAGGCATCGGCCCAGTTGGACGCGCTGGCCAGCCGCGTGGAGCAGTTGATGCACACCGAGACCCCCAACCTGTCGGTGCAGGCGGGCGCGCGTGACGAGGTATCGCAGCGGGTTGCGAACACCCTCAACGGCGTTCACGACGCGTTCGGCGCGTCCGTGGAACGGGGTGCCACCGAGATGCGCGAGACGGCCGCCACTCTGCGTTCTCAGGCCGACGACGTCACGAACCTCGACGAAGGCTTCGCAGTCTGA
- a CDS encoding DUF5336 domain-containing protein, whose amino-acid sequence MSQGSDDVYGQNGYEADPSERWDSTGSTGRTKPSLPQVLWAATGVFGMAAWAVGLAAVVPPGFAIPLAVLAGAVAVTGLLPGQTVRGWLAVAVAVTAFGDAVTTTVTAGGAGRVSIVVDVLVALQVVVAVSALLLEPRGSAGTQSAPQNDYDVYAQYVRDYWEYAQQYGANFPDQHSAAGAADAAGDARGAGTAHSDQDAWADMKAKYAQHVSPLAPALSEPTVRRADGGVTADTGMPGADRTDRAYEGRGQAAPGPAPTSPGAY is encoded by the coding sequence ATGAGTCAGGGATCCGACGACGTGTACGGCCAGAACGGTTACGAAGCCGATCCGTCGGAACGCTGGGATTCGACGGGTTCAACCGGACGCACGAAACCATCTCTGCCGCAAGTGCTCTGGGCTGCGACCGGCGTCTTCGGGATGGCGGCGTGGGCGGTGGGTCTGGCCGCGGTCGTCCCGCCGGGGTTCGCGATCCCGCTCGCCGTGCTGGCGGGTGCGGTCGCCGTCACCGGTCTGTTGCCCGGGCAGACAGTGCGCGGGTGGCTCGCCGTCGCCGTGGCGGTGACCGCGTTCGGCGATGCCGTGACCACCACGGTCACGGCCGGCGGGGCGGGCCGGGTTTCGATCGTGGTCGACGTCCTGGTGGCGCTACAGGTGGTGGTGGCGGTGTCGGCCCTGCTGCTCGAACCCCGGGGATCGGCAGGGACGCAGTCCGCACCCCAGAACGACTACGACGTGTATGCCCAATACGTCCGGGATTACTGGGAATACGCCCAACAGTACGGGGCCAACTTTCCCGATCAGCACTCCGCCGCGGGCGCGGCGGATGCCGCGGGTGACGCCCGGGGCGCCGGCACGGCCCACAGCGATCAGGACGCATGGGCTGACATGAAGGCCAAGTATGCCCAGCACGTGTCGCCGTTGGCGCCGGCACTGTCGGAGCCCACGGTGCGGCGCGCCGATGGTGGGGTCACTGCTGACACGGGCATGCCCGGGGCCGACCGGACGGATCGGGCGTACGAAGGGCGGGGCCAGGCTGCGCCGGGCCCCGCCCCAACGTCACCGGGTGCGTACTGA
- the eccA gene encoding type VII secretion AAA-ATPase EccA, which yields MSSDSRDAQQVFDAGVLSLGIPIDGLEIERDLQYAASAFQRATQYDPGMCDAWLGRAATGESTAEVLHHLNVTAPNLGREQRRLGLAPRSLTGRFETGLYLDYPLSSLSEIRVAYAASLIQGRDYGAAEQILDGLANAGGSAADPSTDQIQAYVRGVLHFTTQRWPDVLTALADSASYADEYIAAGCHLMVGSACAQMGLFGEGIRRLDQAIGGPIPAARRAAEFCKGLTLREMGNEPDARQIFERIYSEEPDFAANYAALQDPKFRLVITTKESIDSRRDKWDPASAPTGADVDAEEHAERSNQHLRAAQEELDRQIGLTDVKLQVAKLRSGVALAKLRRDKGLNTASSSLHLAFTGPPGTGKTTIARVVAQTYCGLGLLETLKVVEAKRQDFVGQHLGSTAIKTTELIDSAMGGVLFIDEAYTLIQTGLSGGDAFGKEAVDTLLARMENDRDRLVVIIAGYDNEIDRFLGANEGLSSRFTKRIRFPSYTPNELGDIGRLIASSRDSELSSGAYDELVTVCAELCSGRSADADGKMRQNIDLAGNGRFVRNVIEAAEEERAFRLTESYGMALDEIDETELVRIESSDVKGALSNILQTLNLQ from the coding sequence ATGAGCAGTGACAGCCGTGACGCGCAACAGGTTTTCGACGCCGGGGTGCTGTCCCTGGGCATCCCGATCGACGGCCTCGAGATCGAGCGGGACCTGCAGTACGCGGCGTCGGCGTTCCAGCGGGCCACGCAGTACGACCCAGGCATGTGCGATGCCTGGCTCGGCCGGGCAGCCACCGGCGAGAGCACCGCCGAGGTGCTTCATCACCTGAACGTCACCGCGCCGAACCTCGGTCGCGAGCAGCGCCGGCTGGGCCTGGCCCCGCGCTCACTGACGGGGCGCTTCGAAACCGGGCTCTACCTCGACTACCCGCTCAGCTCCCTATCCGAGATTCGTGTCGCCTACGCGGCCAGCCTCATTCAGGGCAGGGACTACGGAGCAGCCGAACAGATCCTCGACGGGCTGGCCAACGCCGGCGGCTCGGCCGCGGACCCGTCGACCGACCAGATTCAGGCGTACGTGCGCGGCGTCCTGCACTTCACGACCCAACGCTGGCCTGACGTGCTGACCGCGCTCGCCGACTCGGCGTCCTACGCCGACGAGTACATCGCGGCCGGGTGCCACCTCATGGTGGGTTCGGCCTGCGCCCAGATGGGGCTGTTCGGCGAAGGCATCCGCCGACTGGATCAGGCGATCGGTGGCCCCATCCCCGCGGCGCGGCGCGCTGCGGAGTTCTGCAAGGGGCTCACCCTGCGCGAGATGGGCAACGAACCCGACGCACGCCAGATCTTTGAGCGGATCTACAGCGAGGAGCCTGATTTCGCGGCCAACTACGCCGCCCTGCAGGACCCCAAGTTTCGGCTGGTGATCACCACCAAGGAGTCCATCGATTCCCGCCGGGACAAGTGGGATCCCGCGAGTGCTCCAACGGGTGCAGACGTCGACGCCGAGGAGCACGCCGAACGCAGCAACCAGCATCTGCGGGCCGCACAGGAGGAGCTCGACCGCCAGATCGGTCTCACCGACGTCAAATTGCAGGTGGCCAAGCTGCGGTCGGGTGTCGCGTTGGCCAAGTTGCGTCGGGACAAGGGCCTCAACACGGCGTCGAGCAGTCTGCACCTGGCCTTCACCGGCCCTCCCGGCACCGGCAAGACGACCATAGCCCGGGTCGTTGCCCAGACCTATTGCGGTTTGGGCCTATTGGAGACGCTCAAGGTCGTCGAAGCCAAGCGTCAAGACTTCGTCGGCCAGCACCTCGGCAGCACGGCGATCAAGACGACCGAACTGATCGACTCCGCCATGGGCGGGGTGCTGTTCATCGACGAGGCGTACACCCTGATCCAGACCGGTCTGTCCGGCGGCGACGCCTTCGGCAAGGAAGCGGTGGACACCCTCCTGGCCCGCATGGAGAACGACCGCGACCGCCTGGTCGTCATCATCGCCGGATACGACAATGAGATCGACCGCTTCCTGGGCGCCAATGAGGGGCTGTCGTCCCGCTTCACCAAGCGGATTCGCTTCCCGTCCTACACCCCGAACGAACTGGGTGACATCGGGCGTCTGATCGCCAGTTCGCGGGATTCCGAGCTGTCCTCGGGGGCGTACGACGAGTTGGTGACGGTGTGCGCCGAACTGTGCTCGGGCCGATCTGCAGACGCGGACGGCAAGATGCGCCAGAACATAGACCTCGCCGGCAACGGTCGGTTCGTCCGCAACGTGATCGAGGCAGCCGAGGAGGAACGCGCGTTCCGCCTGACCGAGAGCTACGGCATGGCACTGGATGAAATCGACGAGACCGAGCTGGTTCGAATCGAGTCCAGTGACGTCAAGGGTGCCTTGAGCAACATCCTGCAGACCCTCAACCTCCAATAG
- a CDS encoding YbaB/EbfC family nucleoid-associated protein, whose translation MSNDSIRNEFGQVLALVQEQMRDLATIEEQRSTMVARATAADGTVEVTVNAQRTVVKTVVDESYLEDHEIAELGGHITSAAQAAVRQVDKRSQELLAPMNERRKAVSEISGNVIGLPGFREALAEVTAMGDAMQAQPKPTENDGDVDSSFPTIRS comes from the coding sequence GTGAGCAACGATTCGATACGAAACGAATTCGGTCAGGTGCTGGCCCTGGTACAGGAGCAGATGCGCGACCTGGCCACCATCGAGGAGCAGCGATCGACGATGGTGGCGCGGGCCACGGCGGCCGACGGCACCGTCGAGGTGACCGTGAACGCGCAACGCACGGTGGTCAAGACCGTCGTGGACGAGTCCTATCTGGAAGACCACGAGATCGCCGAACTGGGCGGGCATATCACCAGCGCAGCGCAGGCGGCGGTCCGCCAGGTGGACAAGCGGTCCCAGGAATTGCTCGCTCCGATGAACGAGCGGCGAAAGGCGGTGTCGGAGATCTCGGGCAACGTCATCGGTCTGCCCGGCTTCCGTGAAGCGCTCGCCGAGGTGACTGCGATGGGTGATGCGATGCAAGCCCAGCCGAAGCCGACCGAGAACGACGGCGACGTCGATTCGTCGTTCCCGACGATCAGGAGCTAG
- a CDS encoding ESX secretion-associated protein EspG: MTGTLTQEWSFTADELAALTLRTSGPGSPTVLGLRPRHATVDVRDAALSHAAHTLTQRGVIVDGVVDPEIVTTLHALQRPDRELVMRLVTPAGIARSSVARRGPLCVMARRVGDQLDVRILGVNIALSDAAATLLGDMPSADPAAIDPVGAPLPDMTEALSESHDPVVLADRIRALGVQQRAAALLGAALGSRQAFAEIVYSALVDGEDLIARVPAAVAVLFTARGRIIAVPSISPSGQLWSTLKPGSDQVFGQAMSQLVELSTERWEGG; encoded by the coding sequence GTGACTGGAACGCTGACCCAGGAATGGTCTTTCACGGCAGACGAACTCGCGGCGCTGACGTTGCGGACGTCCGGGCCCGGGTCGCCCACGGTTCTGGGATTGCGGCCTCGTCACGCCACGGTGGACGTCCGGGATGCCGCGTTGAGCCACGCGGCGCACACCCTCACTCAACGGGGCGTCATCGTCGACGGTGTGGTCGATCCGGAGATTGTCACGACGCTTCACGCGTTGCAACGGCCCGACCGCGAACTCGTCATGCGATTGGTGACTCCGGCCGGAATTGCGCGCTCCAGCGTCGCCCGGCGGGGTCCGTTGTGCGTCATGGCCCGGCGCGTCGGCGACCAGCTCGACGTCAGGATCCTGGGTGTCAACATCGCGCTATCCGACGCTGCGGCAACGCTCCTCGGCGACATGCCGTCCGCCGATCCGGCCGCGATCGATCCGGTCGGAGCGCCTCTGCCGGACATGACCGAGGCGCTGTCTGAAAGCCATGACCCCGTCGTCCTCGCGGATCGAATCCGAGCGCTGGGAGTCCAGCAACGTGCCGCTGCGCTGTTGGGGGCGGCGCTGGGATCGAGGCAGGCGTTCGCCGAGATCGTCTACAGCGCTCTGGTCGACGGCGAAGACCTGATCGCACGAGTGCCTGCAGCCGTCGCGGTCCTGTTCACCGCACGCGGCCGCATCATCGCCGTCCCCAGTATCTCGCCATCCGGACAACTGTGGTCGACCCTCAAGCCGGGGTCTGACCAGGTCTTCGGTCAGGCCATGAGCCAGCTCGTCGAACTCTCTACCGAGAGATGGGAGGGCGGGTAG
- the eccE gene encoding type VII secretion protein EccE: MSAGPGAVAFTSTDRLPVERMMPLADLLLVQAVVCIGLALALLLDQPEWWGAACGLVIGVVFVVPVAGRSFPRWALARFDFWRDRRRRRRHATPRWDPFDHEQTEGTHIGFAWDGRLLTSMIRVEETPQSLTVLEPGVTVSGETVPVGVLADCLRQFDIALESIDVISQGSRSAGHGHVAAVYDAVLGPLPAIAHRSVWVAVRLDPARCPEAIRARGGGWDAALRTAAVATRRVTNRLRDAGLRASTTTASDMTQAVTEFSGGVNLEALEETWTACHSGRLQLRSYGIAPATCTSEGLGSLWNLPSRATTVTLSLRRDEQRDVVELRGIVRLDSLGRGRPGHAGLRQLGGRQFDALVCALPLPTPRRPVGQWMTVRGDEGAQALAGLGLPASGCGQVVGADEYGRAVALSLFGPSVARVELHGTLHLAQQVVLRSLALGARVRVHTRRTWAWREMVEAVGDVNQLHATGTDRGAIEAGSRREYSVEMYDGEPERSVRVGMTAMVVSPTHSPPSTAADVRLQLLDQDRDEVLVTTRTGSATVTMVATDEEMRYIGSSFDVVDEVDRVDVVDRVDAHGWTDDHDQPAWDWPGRQEQR, translated from the coding sequence CGGTGGCGTTCACCTCGACCGACCGGCTCCCGGTCGAGCGAATGATGCCGCTGGCGGATCTGCTGCTGGTCCAGGCAGTCGTATGCATCGGCCTCGCTCTCGCCCTGCTGCTCGACCAACCCGAATGGTGGGGTGCCGCCTGCGGATTGGTCATCGGAGTGGTCTTCGTGGTGCCAGTGGCCGGACGGTCGTTCCCGCGGTGGGCGCTCGCACGGTTCGACTTCTGGCGGGACCGTCGACGGCGCCGACGGCACGCAACGCCTCGCTGGGACCCGTTCGACCACGAGCAGACCGAAGGCACGCACATCGGGTTCGCTTGGGACGGAAGATTATTGACGTCGATGATCCGCGTCGAGGAGACCCCGCAGTCGCTCACCGTGCTGGAACCGGGGGTCACGGTCTCGGGCGAGACGGTGCCCGTGGGCGTCCTCGCTGACTGTTTGCGGCAGTTCGACATCGCGCTGGAGTCGATCGACGTGATCAGCCAGGGTTCCCGGTCGGCCGGGCACGGGCACGTCGCAGCGGTGTACGACGCCGTCCTGGGGCCACTGCCTGCCATCGCCCACCGCTCGGTCTGGGTAGCCGTTCGGCTGGATCCGGCTCGTTGCCCCGAGGCCATCCGGGCTCGAGGCGGTGGTTGGGACGCGGCGCTGCGCACCGCGGCCGTCGCGACGCGGAGGGTCACCAACAGGCTGCGCGATGCCGGACTGCGGGCCAGCACCACAACCGCCTCCGATATGACCCAGGCGGTCACCGAGTTCTCCGGCGGTGTGAATCTCGAGGCGCTGGAGGAGACCTGGACGGCCTGCCACAGCGGTCGACTTCAGTTGCGCAGCTACGGGATCGCGCCCGCGACGTGTACCTCCGAGGGACTCGGCTCGCTGTGGAACCTGCCCAGCCGCGCGACCACGGTGACGCTGTCCCTGCGGCGCGACGAGCAGCGCGACGTGGTCGAGCTCCGCGGCATCGTCCGCCTGGATTCACTCGGTCGCGGCCGACCGGGGCACGCTGGTTTGCGCCAACTAGGGGGGCGTCAGTTCGACGCGCTCGTCTGCGCCCTGCCCTTGCCGACGCCGAGACGGCCGGTCGGCCAATGGATGACGGTCCGGGGCGACGAGGGTGCACAGGCGCTGGCCGGTCTCGGGCTGCCTGCCTCCGGTTGTGGTCAGGTCGTCGGTGCCGACGAATACGGACGCGCGGTCGCCTTGTCGCTGTTCGGGCCGTCCGTGGCCAGGGTGGAGCTGCACGGCACGCTGCACCTGGCCCAGCAGGTGGTGTTGCGGTCCCTGGCGCTGGGCGCTCGCGTTCGCGTGCATACCCGGCGTACCTGGGCGTGGCGCGAGATGGTCGAGGCGGTGGGTGACGTGAACCAACTCCACGCAACCGGTACCGACCGCGGCGCCATCGAGGCCGGTTCGCGTCGGGAGTACTCGGTGGAGATGTACGACGGGGAACCCGAGCGGTCGGTACGGGTAGGGATGACCGCCATGGTGGTGAGCCCCACCCACAGCCCACCGTCGACGGCAGCCGACGTTCGCTTGCAACTGCTCGACCAGGACCGTGACGAGGTGTTGGTGACCACTCGGACGGGTTCGGCGACGGTGACGATGGTGGCGACCGACGAGGAGATGCGCTACATCGGGTCGTCGTTCGACGTGGTTGACGAAGTCGACCGGGTGGACGTGGTCGACCGGGTGGACGCGCATGGATGGACCGACGACCATGACCAGCCCGCGTGGGACTGGCCGGGCAGGCAGGAGCAGCGATGA
- a CDS encoding MinD/ParA family ATP-binding protein produces MTDHDGIDGPGRHHDRARRRPEAEGAEEISSRFNTSFTAGNLSSATPPPRDSPSAAELGLTRSERAPGRHGWRKALHRATGGTVTPGVDADAGTGPVRPGRLHHGICSIAVLSMKGGVGKTTTTVGLGSTIATMRGDRVIAVDANPDLGTLAQRGPDQVRSTVRDLLADRRIARYSDVRRHTSQSPSRLEFLGSARDPAVSEAFSETDYLNVHQVLDRFYNVVLTDCGTGLTHSAIQGVLNAASALVVVASPAIDSARSALATLDWLEHHGFGYLAANTSVVVNSPWAGDTSVNVSQLTRYFHGRVKNVFVVPYDDHLAEGGEIQLDRLNRKTRSAYTALASAMPSAFKHGGRSGDFILRRVGRAV; encoded by the coding sequence GTGACCGACCACGACGGCATCGACGGACCCGGGCGCCACCATGACCGGGCACGGAGGCGTCCCGAAGCGGAAGGCGCCGAGGAGATCTCGTCCCGGTTCAACACCAGCTTCACCGCGGGAAACCTGAGCTCGGCCACACCACCACCGCGAGACTCCCCCTCGGCCGCCGAACTGGGTTTGACGCGCTCGGAGCGGGCCCCCGGACGGCATGGTTGGCGCAAGGCGCTGCACCGCGCCACGGGGGGAACCGTTACGCCGGGGGTGGACGCAGACGCCGGCACGGGGCCGGTCCGACCCGGCCGTCTGCACCACGGGATCTGCAGCATCGCCGTGCTTTCCATGAAGGGTGGGGTGGGAAAGACGACGACAACCGTCGGACTCGGTTCGACGATCGCGACCATGCGGGGCGATCGGGTGATCGCCGTTGATGCCAATCCCGACCTCGGGACGCTCGCCCAGCGCGGACCCGACCAGGTTCGGTCCACGGTCCGTGACCTGTTGGCAGACAGAAGAATCGCGCGTTACTCCGACGTCCGGCGGCACACCTCGCAGAGCCCGAGCCGCCTGGAATTCCTGGGTTCGGCCCGCGACCCGGCGGTGTCCGAGGCGTTCTCCGAGACGGACTACCTCAACGTCCACCAGGTTCTGGACCGCTTCTACAACGTCGTCCTGACCGACTGCGGAACCGGCCTGACTCACTCGGCGATCCAAGGCGTGCTGAATGCCGCAAGTGCCCTGGTGGTGGTCGCATCCCCGGCGATCGACTCCGCCCGCAGCGCCCTGGCCACCCTGGACTGGCTCGAACACCACGGTTTCGGTTACCTGGCGGCCAACACCAGCGTCGTCGTCAACTCGCCGTGGGCCGGGGACACCTCGGTCAACGTCTCCCAGCTGACCCGGTACTTCCACGGCCGGGTGAAGAACGTCTTCGTCGTTCCGTACGACGACCACCTGGCCGAGGGCGGCGAGATCCAGCTCGATCGGCTCAATCGCAAGACCAGGTCGGCCTATACGGCATTGGCCTCGGCCATGCCGTCGGCCTTCAAACACGGAGGGCGCAGTGGGGATTTCATTCTGCGCCGAGTGGGGCGTGCGGTCTGA